A segment of the Chiloscyllium plagiosum isolate BGI_BamShark_2017 chromosome 39, ASM401019v2, whole genome shotgun sequence genome:
GTATCAgaatttaaatataaataatcCCACAGCTGTTGCTGACTTTCGGGTTCAGTTTGAACAGCTCTGGGGAATTTGTCAAGGCTCAGCAACGGGAACTAACAAACTTCAGTGCCCTCCTCTCCTTGACAGTCTACTCACACTGTTTACCATTGAGAGCTTGCAAGCATTAGGAACCACTCCCTTTTTAGGTCAAACCAAGATTGCAGTCACAAACACTATTTACATCATTTATAAGCTGCACTTGGGCCATTAACACTTGAGGCACTGCCTCGGAAAAGTtgctgcatttgtccagacgTTCCTTTAGCCGAGCTGTCCCCTCTCGGTTTAGCCGATTCCCCGAGTAAACTTATTTCCAATGCGACACTGCTATGTTTTCTTTAATGCATTCTGTCCAAGAACATGGGTACCAATGGTGAggctgtccatccctaattaccccggGGAAgcaaatggtggagctggcttctGAGAGTCGGAAGGTTTTACAGAGGCCCATTATGTCGCAGACAGTTCTCGCCTGAACCACTCTTGACCCACTTCCCAGcacttagaattcctacagtgtggaaacaagccctttggcccaacaattctgaagtgcatcccacccagacccattcccctatcctattactctacatttccccctgactaatgcacctaaccgacgcACCCCTGAACTTGGCCCGTAGCCTCGTTTACTCTGATGGATCGGCTTGAATGGACGAGGTGGTGTTGAGGTAGTGGAAATGTCACCAGGCTAGTGATCCAGAAGGGCTAGATTGAAGTTctgcagacctgggttcaaatcccacgggGTAGGGAAGGAAGGTTCAATTCATTAAAAATTAGGAATGCACGCTAGCTTAAAGGTAACCGTTTAACCATGGCCAATTGCTGTCCCCGTCCAGTTCCCCCatgccctttagagaaagaaattggccatccttacccagtctgggctacatgtgactttaGACTCACAACaagatggttgactcttaactgttagctgggtaattggggatgggcaataaatattggccttgccagtgatgctcataccTCCCTCAGACAATTAAAAATGCTTCCGAAATGTTGCACTAGCTCCTGACTCTATCAGCCTTTTAGGCACTGAGTTCGAAATACCCACCACCCACTGGTGAAAGAATTCTTCCTTAaatctccctctaaacctcctgctccatACATAACCCTTTGCTTGCTAGGTATTGACCCTTCCTTTAAGGGAAAATCTTCGCCCTATCTGTCCTGTCTAGATCCCTCAATTTATTTTACCTCAATCAGCCCTgcagccatagagtcatggaatcatagagtcatagagtcatagagtcatagagtcatagtcatagagtcatagtcatagaatcatagagtcattgagtcacagaatcatagaatcatagagtcattgaatcatagaatcatagtgctatagagtcatagtcatagaatcattgagtcattgagtcatagaatcatagtgctatagagtcatagagtcatagtcatagaatcgtagagtcattgaatcatagaatcatagagtcatagagtcttagaatcacagaatcatgcagcacagaaacagatccttcagtccaacagtcCATGCCAcctataattccaaactaaactggtcccctctgcctgctcctagcccatatccctccaaaccttgaatgttctaactgtacctgcctccaccattttccccagagacaaaagaaaaattgCAGCTGCTTGAATCcaggaagaagggttacacccgaaatgtcgacttctccgcctcctgatgctgcctggcttgctgtgttcctccagcctcctgcttgtccctcctgatgctgcctggcttgttgtgttctcccagcctcctgcttgtctaccatttTCCCTGGCACTCATTgagttgtctttttaaaatctttctcctctcaccttaaagttatgcccccggTCTTGAAACTCCCCACCCTATAGTaaaggcacctgccattcacctcatatACCTGTATCCTTCATGgctttgtaaacctccataaggtcacctctcaactcctaccctccagtgagaaaagttccAGCCCAtcagcccctccttataactcaaaccttctattcttggcaacatcctggtgaatctcttctgaactctctccagcttaataatatcctttctataacaattTTAGCACAACACAAATAGAAGGATCAAACACTGGAAGAATTCAAAACCAAAAGGACTGCGAAAGCTGGAAATTGAGCCATTTAAGGAAAGCCCTCAATCTTGAAGTAGAGGTCAATGtttcagaatcattggtgacccaTTTCAATTGGAGATGGggtgaaatgttttctctcacgAGTCTCTGGAAATCTGTTTCTGAAAGGACAGGGATTACAGCGGCCTTGAAGATTTCTACAGTTGAAGTGGGTAGATTTGTGTTAAGCAAGAGGGGTGAAAGGTCATCAGGGAGAGACAGGAATGTGGCTTGGAGGTAATGAGATCAGCTGTGACTTTATTGAGCACTCtcaagggggctgaatggcctacccctcctAGTCCAGATATAAATAAAAACAGATCAACAAAGCTACCAAAGTAAAGCCAGAATCCCTATCGAAGCAGAAAgtttaattgtttttatttcaaaaattatattttattcataaaatatctttatatacattCATAGTCACATATGCAGTCTGATTCTATAGTGTAGCATACTATGAAACAAATAAACATTGGAATTTAACTCtgtccaacaaacaaaccaaaggcatttcttagcTGTACAAGATTATAGCTGCATGTATTTGAGGTATCCGGAGGATCCAGTAATTGAACAGACCCCCATTCACGTACAGCTGAAAGACCTCAGACggtagtctttccccactgtgccttggtggcagctgccccaggctttagcacatccctcagcacgtagtcctggaccatggaatgtgccggtctgcaacactcggtcagaGTCAGCTCCTTACTCTGGAAGACCAATACGTTTtgagcagaccaaagagcatctttctcTGAagtgatggtcctccaggcgtggctgatgtttgtcttggtgtgcgtcctggggaacagccCATCGAGTATGGAGCCAACTCTTCAAAGCACAATTGAGAGAGTGGTAGTGTCGCTGGACTGTGAGTCCACACACCCAGGTTTAGTTCTGGGGAACTGAGTTCAGATTCTACCATGGTGGATTCTGGAATCTGAATTGGGGGGaggaaaaataatctggaattaagtgtctaatggctaccatgaatccattgttggaaagatCTCATCAGgttcctttagagaagaaaacagctggccgacatgtgactccaggcccacagcaaggtggttgactcagAACTGTCCAATGGGAAGctcaagaaatgctggcctttccagtAATGCCCTAATCTTGCGAATGAATTAAATAAGAATATGCAGAGTATGTGGTGCCAAAGCAGACTGGCATATATCTACCTGGGCAAGCCTGTCAAAATACTTGTCACATCATCATCAATGGAGCCCGTAGATGTCCTCAGAAATGTTTTCCCTGACTAGTCGCAATGGTTTTGTACAAACCAAGTTTCACGTCAGCTGAGATGAACAACAATGTTTTAATAACAAGCAATGagatcataaaattattttgggaAGATCAGTGCAGAGTGGTGTTAATTATAACTGAAGATTGAATGGTGAGTATGATGCAAAGAGATGACACAATGTGTCATGTATGCGCCTACTGTTTCCTCATGGTCTTTCTCTCAtctatttctccatccattctCTTATGGCATATTAATATCTATTTCTTCTCATGCCCGAAGAGAAGCCAATTAACTGGATATAAATTTTTGCCTCTTATGCCTGGTCCTTTCTGAGTTATACTGAATACTAACCATATTCTTGCTGTAAGACTGTAACACCAGGCTATGCTGTTTTACAATAGCTCAAAACATGCTCAGGATGAAGAGTCAGTGAACCTCAAAGGGAATTGAAATTCTCTGCTAACAACTCCTTCTCCTTTTCCTCCTCCGTCTCTTCCTCTCACACCTTCCACAGACCGAGAAAATAAAAGTGATGTCTCTATTGTTCCAGAGAACTGTCggactgctctcccattagagggagagagagagagagagggagagagagtgagagagctgatggtggtttaacctgagggtcgctgtgcctcagatgaggggagagcttgagaaggagaatccttcattgtaacctATCAATCCCACGACTCCATGCCCAGACAGCATTAAACGGTTTGGTCATccagggatatgggttcaaatcgtgggtggcacggtggcacagtggttagcactgctgcctcacagcgccagagacccgggttcaattcccacctcaggtgactgactgtgtggagtttgcacattctccccgtgtctgcgtgggtttcctccgggtgctctggtttcctcccacagtccaaagatgtgcagggccaggtgaattggctatactaaattgcccgtagtgttaggtaaggggtaaatgtaggggtacgggtgggttgcgcttcggcggggcggtgtggattgttgggccgaagggcctgtttccacactgtaagtaatctaatctaatcccatggTGTctgctggtgaaatttgaatttaataaacatCTGGAAGTAAAGAGATTGTTGGTGACCTTTTAAGCATTGTCAGTtgttgtaaaaccccatctggttcagttcACTAAATGCCCTatagggaatgaaactgccatctcTACTATTCGTTCCACTTAGCGGGAGGTTATGGCTTTGTGGTAtaatcgctggactgttaatccagagatccaggtattgttctggggcaacctgggttcaaatcccgccttggcagatggtggaatttgaattcaatgaatgaaaatcGGAAATTAAGAATCTAgggatgaccatgaatccattgttgattgttggaaaaacccatctggttcactaatgtcctttagagagggaCACTACTATcctaatctggtctggcctacatgtgaattcaGGACAACTGCAATGTCGTTGACTCTGAagtgccttctgggtaattagagataggcggcagggtggctcagtggttagcactgctgcctcacagcaccagggacccaggttcaattccagcctcgggtgactgtctgtgtggactttgcacattctccccgtgtctgcgtgggtttcctccgggtgctccggtttcctcccacaatccaaagatgtgcaggttcgggcgtattggccatgctaaattgcccatagcattcaggaatgtgtagactagatgcattagtcagggggaaaatTAGAGTAATAGCGTAGGCGAATGTGTCTGGATGAAATACTATTCagaaggtctgtgtggacttgttgggccaaatggcctgtttccacactgtatggattttaTTTTATAGGTATTAAATGCTGCTTAGTTAGtgatgcccttatcccatgaGAAAATGTGCTTATGTgtctcccttttgaaagttatgattAAATTTACTATTCTACCTTGACCAAGATTTCTCCCTCAATCGATACCTTGAAGACTGACTGTCTGGCCATTATCACCTTGCTGTTTATGGGAACTTGCTGCACAcaaattggttgccatgtttCTGACATGACAACTATACATAgagttcaaaaaggatttaccaGATGTAAAGGCTTGGAGGCGTTCAGTGATCAAAAAAAGGCATGATACAAATTCAAATCTgttctttttccctctcaccctggtGATGTTAAATTCCCGTCCATGGAGAGAGTCATCATAGAGTCCCcacaacatggaagcaggccattcggcccatcgagtctacacagaccctccaaagcccacctcacccagacccaccccccaacctatccctataaccctgcatttcccatggctagtccacctagcctgcacatccatggataccatgggacaattgagcatggccaattcaccctaacctgcacatctttggattgcgggagggcACCAAAGCACCcgagggaaacccacgcagacacggggagaatgcgcaaactccacacagacagttacccgaggctggaatcaaacccggatccctggcgctgtaatATATTATCATTTAGAAACCCATCtaggtcactaatgtccctttacAAAAGACAATTTGTCATTTTTACCTAgtttggccgacatgtgactgCAGGTATGGTTGATTCCTGCCCGCCCTATGAATGGCCCGAGCAAGCCACTCATTCAAGGATAATTAGGTTGAGAATAATGTCCACATTCTGCAAAAGAATGAACGAAAGAAAGTTCCCCTTCAAGACTGAcatcatcctgagttggaaacagatccctgttccttcagtgttgctgggtcaaaatcttggaactctctccctgacaGTGTTGAGGATGTCCCTATACttaagcagttcaagaaagcagctcaccaccaccattgccacagcaattagagatgagcaataataCTTAGCACGGTCGGCAATGTCAATATCTCATGCGAAGACGCATAAAGGCTATCTGGATTACCAGTCTGATGACAATATTATGAGGGGCCATCTCAGCCTGAAATACATAGGGAGTGTAATGGTTAACACGAGAAAACGCGGATCCATTTGTGAGTGATTTCTTTGATCACATgaatttggtttgtttttcagGAACCCATTGCGATCAGAGGCAACACGCCCAGGGAGCAATGGAGAAACATCTATCTGACCTTGCAACACCTTCAGCAGGTGCCAGAGATTACAGCATTCCCACCCTTTATGTTGAAAACGTGTCCACGAATAGCACTTTGGAACCGTCAATTAATGGCAGCGGAGGGGCCATACTCATCCCTGCCATATATTTCACCGTGTGTGCCATCGGACTCAGCGGCAACACACTGGTCATCCACGTCATCCTCTGTTACGCCAAGATGGAATCTGTCACCAATCTGTACATCCTGAACCTCGCCATAGCAGATGAACTTTTCATGGTTGGCCTGCCCTTCCTCGCCATTCAGAATGCCTTGTCCTACTGGCCATTTGGCTCGCTTGTGTGCCGGTTGGTGATGACGGTGGATGGCATCAACCAGTTCACCAGTATCTTCTGTCTCACCGTCATGAGCATCGACAGGTACTTGGCAGTGGTCCACCCTGTGAAGTCCATCAAGTGGCGCAAGCCCCATGTGGCCAAAGTCATCAATGCCATGGTCTGGGCCATCTCCTTCGTGGTGGTCCTCCCTGTTGTCATCTTCTCAGATGTGAAGACAGGCATGCACACTTGCAACATCAACTGGCCGGAGCCTATTATCGTCTGGTCTACTGCCTTCATCATTTACACGGCCACCTTGGGCTTCTTCGGTCCTCTGCTGGTCATCTGTCTCTGCTACCTTCTCATCGTCATCAAGTTGCGGTCCTCGGGCAAGAAGGTGAGGGCCACCTCAACTAAGAGGAAGAAATCTGAGCGTCGGGTGACCTGGATGGTGGTCATCGTGGTGGCGGTGTTCGTCTTCTGCTGGTTACCGTTCTACGTGATGAACATCGTCAACCTGGTGTCCAGCATGCCCTCAGAGCCTGCCTTGGTGGGCCTCTACTTCTTCGTGGTGGTGCTTTCTTATGCCAACAGCTGTGCCAACCCCATCATCTACGGCTTCCTGTCGGACAACTTCAAGCAAGGCTTCCGCAAGATCCTGTGCCGCTCCAGCCGCAGGGTAGACGTCAACAATCCGGGCAGCCGGGGGACGGGCAGCACCTACACGGAGATGCAGCATATCAACAACATCGCCCAGAATGCCCCAGCCTGGGAAAACCTGCTGGGCGAGAGCTCGGAGCAGAAAGTGCCCAACGAGGTTTTACCCAACGCAACCAAAAACGGGACTCTGGAGATCAGCGACTTGTGAACCACTGCTAACCGTCTTCACCACCCGCTGttgctttttttcctttctgttgTCGAATAACTCTGAATGTATCAAACCTTCTCTACCAGTTGCTCTGGAAGGGAAACCCATACTGCCCAACATGGAGTTGAGGAGGATATACTTGGAGAGACTTCCTCGGCTCATTTCTCATTCCAAAGTGTTGAGGTTCGGGCAGTGGCATCATTGGCCTCAGTGGCCCCGAGGTTAGGGAATGCCTTGGCGGCCAAAAGTTTGTCGTAGCTTAAAGGCCAAGATCTTGTCTCTTGGCACAAGCTCGAGTGGCTATCAAGAAGATGGACGGGTAGCCAATGGGCAGGCCTTAGCCCAGTCCCGGGCAGACTCTCATTGGAGGACAGTTCCACAATCATGGAGCTGCCGTTGGAAGCAGTCAAGTCCAAGTCTTCGGGATGGTGAGGGAGGTGGGGAGTGATTAGAGGGAGGAGACGAGGGGAGAATTTGTGAGCACACACAAGCCCCTTGGTGCTACAAGCccctgggagggggagtgggaaaCGAGGTAGAGTTGTGTGGAGGGAGAGGTGGCAATGATCCACAGCGCATTTAAATTCCTTCGAAATACATTTTACGAGTTTTGTTACCCGGTGATGTCTGCAATACTGTTTGTAGATTAGGATTTGAAGAACTGAATcactgtatgtatgtgtgtgtgtgtgtagtgtatcACAGTATTTGTACTGCACTGCAGGGATACCTGTCCTGCACGGCCAGTAGATTATTCATGGTTTTATAACAATTATCAATGTAATTTTGCCTTTCTTGTGATCAATTAAACTTTTCAAAGTCAAATCTGTTGCGTGTGATCTACCAACATCTGCCTGAGAACTCAATCAGTGCCTTCAGTGAGGAGAATTGAAGGAAGGTTTCTATTTTAGGTTAAAACAGAATCCTAGAAGACTTCTTGACAAAAGATGAAGTGTTTCCTGAAGCAGGGGGTGTGACTAACCATCACAAAGAGGACGAGAGGTGAGGTTTCAGCTCCAGTTTCCTGTTTTTAAACCTTCACCAGCGACTGAAAAGGCCATGATGGCAgagaaaaagaccattcagcccattgagtcgcGCCTGTTTTCTGGAGAGCAATCCATTGTTCCTTCCATGATGTGGCTCTTACCAAAAATCTGTGCCACTTCCCCCAGTCCTTGGCTCATTATCTCAAAGCCATTCTTCATCATGCCGTTATCGTTTTCAATGTGGAGGGTGTTGCctaacagagagatctaggggtgcaggcacatagtttgttgaaagaggagccgcaggtagacagggtggtgaagaaggtgtttggtgcgcttgccttcattggtcagttaggagaaagtggggactgcagatgctggagatcagagctgaaaaatgtgttgctggaaaagcgcagcaggtcagtcagcatccgaggagcaggagaatcaacgtttcgggcataagcctgaagaagacctgctgcgcttttccagcaacacatttttcagcttcattggtcagcgcattgCGTACGGAAGATAGGACGACATGtcgctgctgtacaggacattggtaaggccacttttagattactgcatccaattctggtcgctCTTCATTTGGTTTGATTTGTCACTGTCACAGGATGTTGAgaagttgcagaaaagatttaccagcatgctgccagggttggagggtttgagctataaggagaggctgaataggctggggctgttttccctggagcatcggaggctgaggggtgaccttatagaggtctatcaaatcatgaggggcatggataaggtgaatataacatagaacatagaacagtacagcatagcacaggcccttcagccctcaatattgtgctgaTCTTTCATCTTACCTTAAGATTAAactaacctacgtacccttcattttactgtcatccatgtgcctatccaggagtCGCTTAAATATTCCTAAcctatctgactctactaccaccactggcaatacatttcacacatccaccactctttgtgtaaagactcaaactctgacatctcccctaaaccagcctccaatcaccttaaaattatgcccccttgtgatggccatttccaccctgggaaaaggtctctgtctattcactctatctatgcctctcatcatcttgtacacctctatcaaatcactcTTCATCCTTcattgttccaatgagaaaagccctagctctctcaacctttcttcataagacatgccctccagtccaggcagcatcctagtaaatctcctctgcatccttcctaaaggttccacatccttcatataattaGATGActagaactgagcacaatattccaaatgtggtcaaaccAGGGCTTtacagaactgcagcataacctcgtggctcttaaactcagtctgctaatgaaagccaacacaccatacgccttcttaacaaccctatcaacttgggtgataATGTTGAGAGATTGTTGGACATAGACccgaagatccctctgttcctccacactgccaagaatcctgcctttaaccatgtggtctgcattcaaattcagccttccaaagtcaatcacttcacacttctccatgttgaactccatctgccacttctcaacgcAGCTCTGCATACTCAGGaggtagacaaggtctttttcccaggacaaAGTAAGAAccgcagaagctggagatcagagtcggagagtgtggtgctggaaaaacacagcaggtcaggcagcatccgaggggcaggagaatcgacgttccgagcataagcccttcatcaaattcctgatgaagggtttatgctcggaatgtcgattctcctgctcctcggatgctgcctgaccggctgtgtttttctagcaccacactctcgactctaatctccagcttctgcggtcctcactttctctaaggtcttttccccagtgtaggaaggtccaaaactagagggcataggtttagggtgagaggggaaagatataaaaaggacctaaagggtaacacagagggtggtgcgtgtatgcaatgagctgccagaggaagtagtgaaggctggtacaattacaacatttaaaaggcatctggatggatatatgaataggaagggtttggagggatatgggccaaatgctggtaaatgggactaagtcagatcggaacatctggataagttggtctgaagggtctgtttccgtgctgtacatctctatgactctatgatttcaaTCAAATCTCTCCTTTGCTTCCAGGAGAATAACTTGATTTTGAAGATAGCCAGAGATACAGGGATAGTACTGCAATGGGTGCTGACCTGAAGGATCAGCCCTGATCTAATTGAAcatcagtgcaggcttgaggggctgaatggcctactcctgcttctattcctaCATTCTCTCATAGCTAAATTCCCTCATTGCTCAAGCTATTCTGACATATTTCCTCCACTGGTTCCTCCAAGAAACTCCCTGTGGGCCACATCTTCTCAAACACCGTTTGCAAACCCAGATGTCCCTTACAGCATCCAGCGTTGGGAGATGATCTCGCTGGCTGCCTTTCTGCTTCCCAAATAGTTGACACGTCCAGCCGCATGGGGTGAAAGTGTTCTGTGCACCGACATCTTAGGTCCTACAGACTGGCTCAGAGGAACCATTTGACCAGGGATTCACTGCCTGCAGAGCTTGGACCTCCTACTCTTCCTACACCAGCTGCCATATTGGATTGGTCTATTCCATAGATGCCCTTGGCACCTTTTcttttaatcattcacaggaatgagggcattgctggctaggccagcacttattgcccatcccagagggcagctaagagtcaaccaccttgccgtgggtctggagtcacatatagtccagacctggtaaggatggcagtttccttccctaaagaacatgatgtggaggaaccggtgttggactggggtggataaagttaaaaattgcacaacaccagggtatagtctgacaggtttatttggaaccactaactttcggagcactgctccttcatcaggtagctagtgaggcaggatcataggacacaataaaagatcaaagtgtcgtacaacttattgaacaaacctagactacGGTTAAATCTTTAGTCAGTTAGAATGGGGATTGTAGGTTTCGATTCAtgaatgtgtaaatcccagaacatctttcaagtcacaatcccaagataacttaaggttttatcagtattaaGAAAAAGacaacatctcagctcagataatgcattaaaggtctgaggttacagtctgtctgtatcccaatctggagtcagactggttctatttccaaagtaggaatttataaaatattacatggactgactgcctacaaattgtgtgctttttgaacaaaatagaatgtaactGCACATACACATAATCATACTCGCATTCATACAGACCCTCTGTCATACacgttctctctcacacactcactcacactcacgtgcataccctctcacaggcatgtACTCTGTCACACCCCTTATCCTGACACTACGACCCCGTTACCCTGATGCTACGACCCCCTAACCCTACCATGACccctgtgttccagactctgCAGCCAGGGCTGGGAAATTTTTTTCTCCACACAGTTGAGTCAATTGCATtattgtaggtctggagtcacttggagaccagaccagctaaggactgcagatttcatcatagaatccctaaagtgtgaaaacaggccaatCCTCCACAAGGtgtcccaccaagacccattctcttacccgattactttacatttacccctgactaatgcacctagcctactcatccctaaacactatgggcaatttagcttggccaatccaccctgacctgcacatctttggagaaaacccatgcagacatggggagaatgtgcaaactccacacagacactctgcccaaggctggaatcgaacccaggtccctagtgctgtgaggtagcagtgccaaccactgagccactgtgccaacctaAAGAATTTTAGTGAGCCATATAAGTTTTctccccaacaattggcaatggttttgtAGCCATGATTGAACTTAGTTCCagataattattgaattcaaattccataatcTACCATCGAAactgggtccccaaaacattgcCTCATTTTCTGGTTTACTACATCCAGGGACACTATCACTTGACCATTGCCTCTCAATGTtacagtgacttggcctccacagccttttatggtagagaattccacatgtttactaccctctgtgaggggtgggtgggggttggggtgggtgggggtgttaGTTAGCTCGGCAGCTGGTTGGTGATAccgagtgatgcca
Coding sequences within it:
- the LOC122541974 gene encoding somatostatin receptor type 5-like, yielding MEKHLSDLATPSAGARDYSIPTLYVENVSTNSTLEPSINGSGGAILIPAIYFTVCAIGLSGNTLVIHVILCYAKMESVTNLYILNLAIADELFMVGLPFLAIQNALSYWPFGSLVCRLVMTVDGINQFTSIFCLTVMSIDRYLAVVHPVKSIKWRKPHVAKVINAMVWAISFVVVLPVVIFSDVKTGMHTCNINWPEPIIVWSTAFIIYTATLGFFGPLLVICLCYLLIVIKLRSSGKKVRATSTKRKKSERRVTWMVVIVVAVFVFCWLPFYVMNIVNLVSSMPSEPALVGLYFFVVVLSYANSCANPIIYGFLSDNFKQGFRKILCRSSRRVDVNNPGSRGTGSTYTEMQHINNIAQNAPAWENLLGESSEQKVPNEVLPNATKNGTLEISDL